TGTGCGCCCGGATCTGCTGCCCTGGGTGGTCGATGCCAACCCAGCCAAGCAGGGGCAGTACCTGCCGGGCAGCCGCATCCCCATCGTCGATGAGGAGCATCTGCGCCGCGAGCGGCCCGACTATGTGCTGATCCTGCCGTGGAACCTAAAGGACGAGGTGGCGCGACAGCTTGCCTATATCGGGCAGTGGGGTGGGCGGTTGGTGGTGGCGGTACCCAACATGGAGATCTTTTCATGAGTGCTCCGGCACGCATTCCCCTGTCCCGCCCGTCAATCACGGAAAGCGAGATTGCTCTGGTCAATGATGCCGTGCGCCATGGTTGGGGCGAGCGCTGCTATGACTACATCCACCAGTTCGAGCAGGCATTTGCCCAGCATATCGGGGTTCGCCATGCCATCGCCACGTCCAGTTGCACCGGAGCACTGCACATGGGGTTGGCAGCTCTGGGGGTGGGGCCGGGTGATGAAGTGATATTGGCGGACACCAATTGGGTGGCCAGTGTCGCGCCCATCCTGTATCTGGGAGCGAAACCCATCTTGGTGGATGTGCTGCCAGACACCTGGTGTCTAGACCCCGCTGCCGTGCGCGCTGCCCTGACTCCGCGCACCAAGGCCATCATGGCCGTGCATTTGTATGGCAACCTGTGTGCCATGGATGAATTGCTTTGCCTGTGTGAGGAAAAAGGCATTGCACTCATCGAGGATGCCGCCGAAGCCATCGGTTCGATCTACCATGGACAGCGCGCCGGGGCTATGGGGACGTTTGGCGCCTTTTCCTTTCACGGCTCCAAGACTCTGAGCACGGGAGAGGGCGGCATGTTTGTCACTGATGACACACCGTTGTACAAGCATGTGCTCAGCCTGTCCAACCACGGACGAGTGGCAGGACAGCAGCGCCAGTTCTGGCCCGAAATGCTGGGCTTCAAATACAAAATGTCCAATCTGCAGGCGGCTCTAGGCGTAGGGCAATTGCAACGGACAGGAGAATTAGTGGCTCGCAAACGCGAAATTTTCCATCGTTACCAGAAAGCCTTTGGCAATATTGAGGGCGTGACTATGAATCCTGAGCCGCCCGGCATCACCATTGGTGCCTGGATGCCCACGATTGTGATGGCGCCTCAAACAGAGGTGTCGGCCGAAAAAATGTTGCAAGCATTCAAGCTTGCAAACATTGATGCACGTCCCTTTTTCGCTCCGCTATCCACCCTGCCATGGATGGCTTGCAGCGCACATGGAGCTTGGGCTCAAGACTTGTACCGAAGAGCTGTCAATCTACCCAGCTTCCATGATATGACAGAGGCTGAGATTGATAGGGTATGCAATGTTGTAATGCGCACGATTTTAAACAAAAATATTTCACCCTGAAAACGGTTTTGGTGCAAGAAAATGTTGGATCTTGAATTTCAGAAGAATAATGACGCAGGCAGAAAAACGGTAGTTGTATCTCAGCCTATGTATTTTCCATGGGTGGGTCAATTGGAGCAGGTAAGGCTGGCTGATAAATTTATCTTTTATGACGACGTTCAGTTTGCAAGAGGTTTTTTCAACCGAGTCCAAATCAAGGTAGAGAAGGGAAGTCGTTGGATGACAGTGCCCTTGCAAGGCAGGCGTTCGGGTCAGTTGATCAACGAAATACAGATTGATGATCGTGCCGATTGGCGGCGCAGCCACATGGAGATTTTCCGGCAAGCATATCGCGGAGCGCGATTTTTGAATGACGCGCTTGGCTTGATGGATGAGGTTTTCACCAAGAATGCAAAAAATTTGGCTGAGTTGTCGGAATTCAGTGTTCGTGCATTGGTTGATTATTTTAGTGTTGATTCTGCGGGAAAATTCTGCAGGTCATCAGATTTAAAAATATCCGGCTCTGGTAGTCAGAGAATTCTTGATATATGCCGATCGCTGGGGGCTGTAAATTACCTCACGGGACATGGTGCGAGAGGTTATTTGAATCATGCGGGATTTGAATCTGACGACATTGATGTATTTTACGCGGGCTATGAGTGTTTGCCATATCAACAGTTGCATGGAGGATTCAATCCCTATGTGTCTGCACTTGATCTTGTCGCTAATTGTGGGGTAAAAGGGAGGGATGTTATTTCAGGATATCTAATCCCGTGGCGAGATTTTATTCAAAATGATCAGCTGGGAGTGAGTTCGAAATGAAGAGGGACTTGAATGCAGAGGCGTCGGAATACAGGCCGCACGCCTCCACGGAGCTTGAAAATGATCTCATGCTGCGGTGGTACCCCAAGCGAATCATACGACGTGCAGGAAAAGTCGATCGCTTGCTTGAACTGGGCTTGGGGCATGGATTTTCTGCCGAAACTTTCAATGGCATCTGCCGAGAGCATGTAATTATCGATGGCGCTTCTGTTGTCATAAGAAGATTCCTGGACAAGCATCCGGACTTTCAGGGATCCATTGTGGAGGAATATTTCGAGGATTACACACCCGATGCGGCTTTTGATGTGATCGTCATGGGCTTTGTCTTGGAGCATGTTGACGATCCTGATGTAATTTTACGGCGATATCAAAAATATCTTGCCCGGAACGGCAGGATATATGTGGCTGTTCCAAATGCGAAATCCATGAATCGTCGGTTGGGGCTGGAGCTTGGATTGATCGAGGATATTTACGATCTGAATCAGAATGACCTTGCTCTTGGGCATAAGCGCCAATATTGCCGAGAGTCCTTGCGTGCGGCGATAGAGCGGGCTGGCTACAGCGTGACCTACGAGGAAGGCATCTATCTAAAACCTCTTCCGCTTAGTGTCTTGAAAACCCTTCCCGATATGCAGGAAAATTTGGAGGCGATGTTGAAGGTCGGTGTTGAATTTCCTGATCTCTGCGTGGCGTTGTTGATGGAGATTGTCCCCGCTTGACGTGATATTGATTGTGGCTCAAGGGAAAATAAGAAATGGTAGAGTGGAAGGATCGCCTGATAAATGTGTTGGTGACGGGTGTGGGGGCAATCATTGGTCAAGGCATTATTCGCAGTCTGAGATCTTGCGGA
This portion of the Melaminivora jejuensis genome encodes:
- a CDS encoding WbqC family protein — protein: MLDLEFQKNNDAGRKTVVVSQPMYFPWVGQLEQVRLADKFIFYDDVQFARGFFNRVQIKVEKGSRWMTVPLQGRRSGQLINEIQIDDRADWRRSHMEIFRQAYRGARFLNDALGLMDEVFTKNAKNLAELSEFSVRALVDYFSVDSAGKFCRSSDLKISGSGSQRILDICRSLGAVNYLTGHGARGYLNHAGFESDDIDVFYAGYECLPYQQLHGGFNPYVSALDLVANCGVKGRDVISGYLIPWRDFIQNDQLGVSSK
- a CDS encoding class I SAM-dependent methyltransferase, translating into MKRDLNAEASEYRPHASTELENDLMLRWYPKRIIRRAGKVDRLLELGLGHGFSAETFNGICREHVIIDGASVVIRRFLDKHPDFQGSIVEEYFEDYTPDAAFDVIVMGFVLEHVDDPDVILRRYQKYLARNGRIYVAVPNAKSMNRRLGLELGLIEDIYDLNQNDLALGHKRQYCRESLRAAIERAGYSVTYEEGIYLKPLPLSVLKTLPDMQENLEAMLKVGVEFPDLCVALLMEIVPA
- a CDS encoding DegT/DnrJ/EryC1/StrS family aminotransferase, with the translated sequence MSAPARIPLSRPSITESEIALVNDAVRHGWGERCYDYIHQFEQAFAQHIGVRHAIATSSCTGALHMGLAALGVGPGDEVILADTNWVASVAPILYLGAKPILVDVLPDTWCLDPAAVRAALTPRTKAIMAVHLYGNLCAMDELLCLCEEKGIALIEDAAEAIGSIYHGQRAGAMGTFGAFSFHGSKTLSTGEGGMFVTDDTPLYKHVLSLSNHGRVAGQQRQFWPEMLGFKYKMSNLQAALGVGQLQRTGELVARKREIFHRYQKAFGNIEGVTMNPEPPGITIGAWMPTIVMAPQTEVSAEKMLQAFKLANIDARPFFAPLSTLPWMACSAHGAWAQDLYRRAVNLPSFHDMTEAEIDRVCNVVMRTILNKNISP